The Myroides phaeus DNA segment CTGTTTTTTGTATGCTCATACGCTTTATCTTCTCTCCACTTATCAATAGCAGCGAAGTTTCCACTTAATAGAATATCAGGAACTTTCCATCCTTTGTATTCCGCTGGTCTTGTGTAAATAGGAGGAGCAAGTAAGTTATCTTGGAAACTATCTGTCAGTGCTGAGGTTTCATTGCTCAATACACCTGGAACTAAACGGATGATAGCATCACATAAAATTGCTGCTCCAAGTTCACCACCAGATAGTACATAATCACCAATAGAGATTTCTTTAGTAATGAAATGGTCACGTACACGTTGATCCACCCCTTTGTAATGTCCACAAAGGATAATGATGTTCTTCAACATTGACATTCCATTAGCCATCTGTTGGTTTAATGTTTCTCCATCAGGAGTCATATAAATAATTTCGTCGTATTCTCTTTCTGCTTTAAGTGCTGTGATACATTTGTCAATTGGTTCAACACTCATTACCATTCCCGCACCACCACCAAATTGGTAGTCATCTACATTCTTATGCTTATTGGTACTATAATCACGTAAGTTGTGAAAATGTACTTCTACTAATCCTTTAGTAATTGCTCTTTTTAAAATAGAAGCTTGAAAAGGACTTTCTATTAGTTCTGGTAAAACTGAAATAATATCTATGCGCATAATAAATGTGAAATTTTGGCAAATGTACAATCGAAATCTTAGTTAACAAAATTGTATTAGTGTGCCTGACTTTTTGAAAATAATTGAATGATGATAACCCCAACAATAATAAAGGCAATTCCGATTAAAGCAGGAACGTCTAATTTTTGTTTGTAGATAAAGTAAGCCGCTACAGTTACTAATACAATTCCAATTCCTGACCACAAAGCATAAGCGATACCAATTGGAATGGTACGCAAGGTTAAGCTTAGAAAGTAAAAAGCACCTGCATAACCTACAATTGTTACAATTGTCGGAAGTAACTTAGTGAAGTTGTGACTCGCTTTTAGTGTGCTGGTTGCTATAGTTTCTAATAAAATAGCAACTAATAAGAATAGAATGTTCTTCAAGTTTTTTTG contains these protein-coding regions:
- a CDS encoding DMT family transporter encodes the protein MKNILFLLVAILLETIATSTLKASHNFTKLLPTIVTIVGYAGAFYFLSLTLRTIPIGIAYALWSGIGIVLVTVAAYFIYKQKLDVPALIGIAFIIVGVIIIQLFSKSQAH
- the trmD gene encoding tRNA (guanosine(37)-N1)-methyltransferase TrmD; this translates as MRIDIISVLPELIESPFQASILKRAITKGLVEVHFHNLRDYSTNKHKNVDDYQFGGGAGMVMSVEPIDKCITALKAEREYDEIIYMTPDGETLNQQMANGMSMLKNIIILCGHYKGVDQRVRDHFITKEISIGDYVLSGGELGAAILCDAIIRLVPGVLSNETSALTDSFQDNLLAPPIYTRPAEYKGWKVPDILLSGNFAAIDKWREDKAYEHTKNRRPDLLDRE